The nucleotide window ACTGGTAGCACTGAAAGATCTTAGTCTTAATGTTGAATCCCAAAAAATCACCTCTCTAATTGGACCAAATGGTGCCGGTAAGACTACGCTTTTTAATATTATTGCTGGTTCTTTAAAAACTGATTCAGGAGAGGTCAGTTTTTTGGGTAGGAATGTCACTAAAATTCCACCCTATCGGATTTGTCAATTGGGAATCGCGCGGACATATCAGTTACGAAATATTTTTCCCAATTTGACAGTTTTCGAAAATATTTGCGCTGGACTATGGAAAGATAATAGTTTAAATTTCCAAGACCGTGAACAACGAGTTTACGAGATACTCTCATATTTTGATCTTGCAAAGAAAGCAAAGTACATAGTTTCCAATCTTCCTCCTTTAGAAATAAAATTAGTAGAACTTGGCAGAGCGCTAGCTACTAATCCCAAACTCTTACTACTAGATGAATTGTTAGGAGGGCTGATCGGGCCAGAAACACTTA belongs to bacterium and includes:
- a CDS encoding ATP-binding cassette domain-containing protein, encoding MLEVKNIKKTFGGLVALKDLSLNVESQKITSLIGPNGAGKTTLFNIIAGSLKTDSGEVSFLGRNVTKIPPYRICQLGIARTYQLRNIFPNLTVFENICAGLWKDNSLNFQDREQRVYEILSYFDLAKKAKYIVSNLPPLEIKLVELGRALATNPKLLLLDELLGGLIGPETLKICEIVEDLRSKGYTILQIGHEIKPIMRTSDWIYVLNEGEKVAEGIPDVIKENAEVLRIYLGLEV